The following coding sequences are from one Primulina eburnea isolate SZY01 chromosome 15, ASM2296580v1, whole genome shotgun sequence window:
- the LOC140815337 gene encoding protein TIFY 5A-like, producing the protein MKRNCNLELRLVKPAHPVFSNDINIGGQTPNPIYKELTVFYKGEVCVSDVTELQARAIILLASREMEEKSPGSKLNSPLCSPTTGLYMKRSLQRFLQKRKTRSQETSPYPVNSGHPN; encoded by the exons ATGAAAAGGAACTGTAATTTGGAGCTCAGGCTTGTTAAGCCGGCACATCCTGTCTTCTCCAATGACATCAATATTGGAGGACAGACTCCAAATCCAATCTACAAGGAGCTCACCGTTTTCTACAAAGGCGAGGTTTGTGTGTCCGATGTTACAGAACTTCAG GCTCGAGCGATTATACTGCTTGCAAGCcgtgaaatggaagaaaaatcgCCGGGATCCAAACTAAATTCGCCTCTTTGCAGCCCGACAACGGGCCTGTATATGAAGAGATCACTGCAAAGGTTTCTTCAGAAGAGAAAGACTAGATCCCAAGAAACTTCTCCTTATCCAGTTAATTCTGGACAtccaaattaa
- the LOC140815320 gene encoding uncharacterized protein — protein MPIKLCPLEIHVPHFHVCPLKFLAHAERIDSVCARICERIFVSLDSRIMAFVSLLIVGFLVFLSSDHNEVMCVESDDRGTVLAMELEELYGLFEVMGSLLEDPSWVELHPLPCTETPWPGVECELLQETSTFHITKIHVGPDDTTSPCKDSAKISESLLKLPYLKTLSLINCFTKSPVSLSETLFGALPSLEHLALESNPSLSGEIPSTISNLTSLKILCLSQNNMSGQIPKEIGGLVNLEQLDFGHNSLTGSIPEEIGMLKSLSIWDFSWNSIHGMVPSSVGEMQLLEKIDLGSNKLQGRLPQELGKLKRLVLLDFSNNSLTGPMPENLLDLQQLQYLIMEGNPINTSIPSFIGALNKLTMISFSGCGLTGSIPTIFSKLTNLTALYLCNNSLTGTVPQELGSLPNMDLLNLSRNQLTGELLFPQDFITRLGNKLDIRENNGLCTNKMEQNDKQISSTLFQNPSCSSSLFPADSNETWAGENPENSQDMKPTLYQGDMSSYSPGRDKKFVFFTSILLFLLFHLLN, from the coding sequence TGCCCATTAAGTTATGTCCATTAGAAATACATGTTCCACACTTTCATGTATGTCCGCTTAAGTTTTTAGCACACGCAGAAAGGATAGATAGTGTGTGCGCGCGTATCTGTGAAAGAATATTTGTTTCTCTTGATTCCCGAATCATGGCTTTTGTGTCTCTTCTAATTGTTGGGTTTCTCGTGTTTCTATCATCCGATCACAATGAAGTGATGTGCGTGGAAAGTGACGATCGCGGTACGGTGCTGGCGATGGAACTGGAGGAGTTATACGGGCTTTTTGAGGTAATGGGTTCGCTGTTGGAAGACCCCAGTTGGGTTGAATTGCATCCTCTACCATGCACAGAGACTCCCTGGCCTGGTGTGGAGTGTGAGCTTCTTCAAGAAACTTCAACCTTTCATATCACCAAAATTCATGTCGGCCCCGATGATACCACTTCGCCGTGCAAAGATTCTGCTAAAATCTCCGAATCACTCCTCAAGTTGCCTTACCTGAAGACCCTTTCTTTGATTAACTGTTTCACTAAATCGCCTGTTTCTTTGAGCGAGACACTCTTTGGTGCATTGCCTTCTCTAGAGCATCTGGCGCTCGAGTCCAATCCAAGCCTCTCTGGAGAAATCCCTTCCACTATATCAAATCTAACCAGCCTGAAAATTCTGTGCCTTTCTCAAAACAATATGAGTGGTCAAATTCCTAAAGAAATAGGAGGTCTGGTTAACTTGGAACAGCTTGATTTCGGTCACAACAGTTTGACTGGTTCAATCCCTGAAGAAATTGGAATGCTGAAAAGTTTAAGTATATGGGATTTTAGCTGGAATTCTATACATGGAATGGTGCCTAGTTCAGTAGGTGAGATGCAGcttcttgaaaagattgattTGGGATCCAACAAACTTCAAGGAAGACTGCCTCAGGAGTTGGGGAAATTGAAGCGCTTGGTTTTGCTGGATTTTAGTAATAACTCCTTGACAGGACCAATGCCTGAAAATTTATTAGATTTGCAGCAGTTGCAATACCTAATAATGGAGGGAAACCCAATAAATACAAGCATCCCTTCATTTATTGGTGCCCTAAATAAGCTCACAATGATAAGCTTCTCAGGGTGTGGACTCACAGGCTCGATTCcaaccatattttcaaaactaacAAATTTAACCGCACTGTATCTGTGTAACAACAGTTTAACTGGTACAGTTCCTCAAGAATTGGGTAGCCTACCAAACATGGATCTTCTAAATTTAAGCAGGAATCAGCTTACTGGGGAGCTGCTATTTCCCCAAGATTTCATTACCAGGCTTGGAAATAAGCTCGATATCAGAGAAAACAATGGATTGTGCACAAATAAAATGGAGCAAAATGACAAGCAAATCAGTTCAACATTGTTTCAAAACCCTTCATGCTCAAGTTCATTATTTCCTGCAGATAGCAACGAAACCTGGGCTGGAGAAAACCCGGAGAATTCTCAGGACATGAAGCCGACTTTGTACCAAGGTGATATGAGTTCATATTCTCCTGGGCGGGACAAAAAGTTCGTCTTTTTTACAAGTATCCTCCTGTTTCTGTTGTTTCATTTGCTGAATTAA